The Salmo salar chromosome ssa06, Ssal_v3.1, whole genome shotgun sequence genome window below encodes:
- the cd7al gene encoding uncharacterized protein cd7al produces the protein MKTSWYLIWIFILTLMISTARQEVMYIKRSEGQSVDLSCTPEQTGGAPVSLYLTHRCVRPEREVLFIAKDRSSGTVRVNRLYKDRLKVTGGLNSDLLNVTIAHLQRTDTGLYICEFVYTADPSDRTFSGSLEFFLFVEGTESVCQCSSYPPLIYTISAAAGLLLLILIWLRAAECAKLRKRHKTQAPNPIYEEMNSGCRGAGSAQNNHPVPTHLEETESPVYANPQARQAQENHYASPRQITLKP, from the exons ATGAAGACCAGCTggtatttgatttggatattcaTTCTCACACTGATGATCAGCACTG CCCGTCAGGAGGTGATGTACATAAAGAGGTCAGAGGGGCAGTCAGTGGATCTCTCCTGTACACCTGAGCAGACAGGTGGAGCCCCTGTCAGTCTCTACCTGACCCACAGGTGTGTCCGGCCTGAGAGGGAGGTGCTGTTCATAGCCAAGGACCGGAGTTCCGGGACGGTGAGGGTTAACCGGCTGTACAAAGATCGTCTGAAGGTCACAGGCGGATTGAACTCTGACCTGCTCAACGTGACCATAGCCCACCTACAGCGCACAGACACAGGCCTGTACATCTGTGAGTTTGTCTACACAGCTGACCCCTCTGACCGAACATTCTCCGGCAGTCTGGAATTCTTCCTGTTTGTTGAAGGGACAG AGAGTGTGTGTCAGTGCTCCAGCTACCCCCCACTGATCTACACCATCTCTGCAGCAGCTGGCCTGCTTCTCCTCATCCTCATCTGGCTGCGTGCAGCGGAGTGT GCTAAGCTGAGAAAACGTCATAAAACACAAGCCCCCAACCCCATCTATGAGGAAATGAACAGTGGGTGTCGAGGAGCTGGAAGTGCCCAAAATAACCATCCTGTGCCTACACACCTGGAGGAAACAGAGTCCCCTGTGTACGCCAACCCCCAGGCCAGACAAGCACAGGAGAACCACTACGCCAGCCCCCGACAGATCACTCTGAAGCCCTGA
- the LOC106606586 gene encoding uncharacterized protein isoform X2: MSTDRQQLLFEGFLKKRKDTMKMKWSTYWFRLQNTTLFFYTKKHGSASHLRGLYYIYTVQSVREIQREKRKHYVFEITMKNGKRKVLAAETADLRREWIGQLWRAMHLSGPGGTDPGCIRQQDVRSDDLKVRGRFSTYNSSECDSMTEPLGVHRPLSAPLNPSIPDQDQGTRSTHCLSGPLTPDQDLDQGDRSTHCLSGPLTPDQNLVRATLSLSLSDELSSEEAICQNTISHYGEEDEDSVHRFRRRCEEERDEEEEEECKEEEDQYDILPAPRNSEYHINQSDEDLTDGEDLYDFPLSNRRASDRQDYSEMTESIYDVPSSLMRKMSEHTLEPYPGGEILVEDRGLLDDMMASLGGGTVGWITGASTGSVEPYGLAHHGS, from the exons ATGTCAACGGACAGGCAACAGCTGCTTTTCGAGGGCTTCTTGAAGAAAAGGAAAGATACAATG AAAATGAAGTGGTCAACCTATTGGTTCAGGCTCCAAAACACAACATTATTCTTCTACACTAAGAAACATGGGAGTGCT TCACACCTAAGAGGCCTGTACTACATCTACACT GTGCAGTCCGTGCGTGAGATCCAGAGGGAGAAGCGTAAGCACTACGTGTTTGAAATCACCATGAAGAATGGGAAGAGGAAAGTACTG GCTGCAGAGACAGCTGATCTGAGGAGGGAGTGGATTGGCCAGCTGTGGAGGGCCATGCATCTCTCAGGCCCAGGGGGCACAGACCCAGGCTGCATACG ACAGCAGGATGTGAGGTCTGATGACCTGAAGGTCAGAGGTCGCTTCAGCACCTATAACAGCTCAGAATGTGACAGCATGACGGAACCACTGGGGGTTCATCGACCCCTCTCTGCACCCCTCAACCCCTCCATCCCTGACCAAGACCAGGGAACCAGGAGTACCCACTGCCTCTCAGGCCCCCTCACCCCTGACCAAGACCTAGACCAGGGGGACAGGAGTACCCACTGCCTCTCAGGCCCCCTCACCCCTGACCAAAATCTGGTCAGggctaccctctctctctccctctctgacgaGCTCAGTAGTGAGGAAGCCATATGCCAGAACACCATCTCACATT atggagaggaggatgaggacagtGTCCATAGATTTAGAAGGAGatgtgaagaggagagagatgaagaagaggaggaagagtgtAAGGAGGAAGAGGATCAGTATGACATTCTACCAGCCCCCCGGAACT CTGAGTATCACATCAACCAATCAGATGAAGACTTGACTGATGGAGAGGACCTCTATGACTTCCCACTGTCCAATAGGAGGGCAAGTGACCGCCAAG ATTATAGCGAGATGACAGAGAGCATCTATGACGTCCCCAGTTCCCTAATGAGGAAAATGTCTGAACACACACTTG AGCCATACCCTGGAGGTGAGATACTGGTGGAGGACAGGGGCCTCCTGGATGACATGATGGCCAGTCTGGGTGGAGGGACGGTGGGCTGGATAACAGGTGCTTCTACTGGCTCTGTGGAGCCCTACGGGCTGGCTCATCATGGCTCTTAG
- the LOC106606586 gene encoding uncharacterized protein isoform X1 produces the protein MSTDRQQLLFEGFLKKRKDTMKMKWSTYWFRLQNTTLFFYTKKHGSASHLRGLYYIYTVQSVREIQREKRKHYVFEITMKNGKRKVLAAETADLRREWIGQLWRAMHLSGPGGTDPGCIRQQDVRSDDLKVRGRFSTYNSSECDSMTEPLGVHRPLSAPLNPSIPDQDQGTRSTHCLSGPLTPDQDLDQGDRSTHCLSGPLTPDQNLVRATLSLSLSDELSSEEAICQNTISHYGEEDEDSVHRFRRRCEEERDEEEEEECKEEEDQYDILPAPRNSEYHINQSDEDLTDGEDLYDFPLSNRRASDRQDYSEMTESIYDVPSSLMRKMSEHTLAEPYPGGEILVEDRGLLDDMMASLGGGTVGWITGASTGSVEPYGLAHHGS, from the exons ATGTCAACGGACAGGCAACAGCTGCTTTTCGAGGGCTTCTTGAAGAAAAGGAAAGATACAATG AAAATGAAGTGGTCAACCTATTGGTTCAGGCTCCAAAACACAACATTATTCTTCTACACTAAGAAACATGGGAGTGCT TCACACCTAAGAGGCCTGTACTACATCTACACT GTGCAGTCCGTGCGTGAGATCCAGAGGGAGAAGCGTAAGCACTACGTGTTTGAAATCACCATGAAGAATGGGAAGAGGAAAGTACTG GCTGCAGAGACAGCTGATCTGAGGAGGGAGTGGATTGGCCAGCTGTGGAGGGCCATGCATCTCTCAGGCCCAGGGGGCACAGACCCAGGCTGCATACG ACAGCAGGATGTGAGGTCTGATGACCTGAAGGTCAGAGGTCGCTTCAGCACCTATAACAGCTCAGAATGTGACAGCATGACGGAACCACTGGGGGTTCATCGACCCCTCTCTGCACCCCTCAACCCCTCCATCCCTGACCAAGACCAGGGAACCAGGAGTACCCACTGCCTCTCAGGCCCCCTCACCCCTGACCAAGACCTAGACCAGGGGGACAGGAGTACCCACTGCCTCTCAGGCCCCCTCACCCCTGACCAAAATCTGGTCAGggctaccctctctctctccctctctgacgaGCTCAGTAGTGAGGAAGCCATATGCCAGAACACCATCTCACATT atggagaggaggatgaggacagtGTCCATAGATTTAGAAGGAGatgtgaagaggagagagatgaagaagaggaggaagagtgtAAGGAGGAAGAGGATCAGTATGACATTCTACCAGCCCCCCGGAACT CTGAGTATCACATCAACCAATCAGATGAAGACTTGACTGATGGAGAGGACCTCTATGACTTCCCACTGTCCAATAGGAGGGCAAGTGACCGCCAAG ATTATAGCGAGATGACAGAGAGCATCTATGACGTCCCCAGTTCCCTAATGAGGAAAATGTCTGAACACACACTTG CAGAGCCATACCCTGGAGGTGAGATACTGGTGGAGGACAGGGGCCTCCTGGATGACATGATGGCCAGTCTGGGTGGAGGGACGGTGGGCTGGATAACAGGTGCTTCTACTGGCTCTGTGGAGCCCTACGGGCTGGCTCATCATGGCTCTTAG
- the LOC106606574 gene encoding protein Njmu-R1, whose amino-acid sequence MSFVDTCEGIMFTSQTSMQTSSFQDSIDVEEKDTDYDNEEMGYNQKIQLNCYYTIYLYQGTRSEAAAEGNVAWSQRRTDSTASTSQEDFSLTLVDSSLPVEAEPELRCYISRRLSKGALLGGMGNIAAVELSVPEAAVGCYCCLLEQERSPEQPDADGNGYVICLMGGSEKGLNLFRLELDKYVQGLQSSLQTPELVNLETEIRPYLSMWYEESVMHILRVVQMVQGSISFLLHAALSHIHVEVTNADDRTKADVARFIKAASLQGLVQEDTTTASLYKASEALTDLVIDCSTSPPTLSNTVSNRFCDDWIQAFLNAAERCNPFLLRQILENFKLKAIQDMNSLKRFIRQAESSHYALFRCCQFLQGCGNGDVLLQNAHAEHRDLPEACSIICVLDEFLSEQKAQG is encoded by the exons ATGTCATTTGTTGATACGTGCGAAGGAATCATGTTTACCTCGCAAACTTCCATGCAAACGTCCTCCTTCCAAGATTCAATTGACGTGGAAGAAAAGGATACGGATTATGATAACGAAGAGATGGGATATAATCAGAAAATACAGTTGAACTGTTACTATACCATTTATCTCTACCAAGGCACCAG ATCTGAGGCAGCTGCAGAGGGCAACGTGGCATGGAGCCAGAGAAGAACAGACTCCACAGCCAGTACCAGTCAGGAAGACTTTAG CCTCACCCTAGTGGACAGCAGCCTGCCGGTAGAGGCGGAGCCTGAGCTACGATGCTACATCTCCCGGAGGCTGAGCAAAGGAGCCCTGCTGGGGGGCATGGGAAACATTGCCGCCGTGGAGCTCAG TGTCCCAGAGGCGGCGGTGGGCTGTTACTGCTGTCTCCTGGAGCAGGAGAGATCCCCAGAGCAGCCCGATGCAGACGGCAATGGCTATGTGATCTGCCTCATGGGAGGCTCTGAGAAAGGCCTCAACCT GTTTAGACTTGAACTGGACAAGTACGTGCAAGGCCTGCAGAGCAGTCTACAGACTCCTGAG ctggtgaACCTAGAGACTGAGATCAGGCCGTACCTGAGCATGTGGTACGAGGAGTCTGTGATGCACATCCTCAGAGTGGTGCAGATGGTCCAGGGGAGCATCAGCTTCCTGCTACATGCT GCTCTGAGTCACATACATGTGGAGGTCACCAATGCAGATGACAGGACCAAGGCTGATGTTGCTAG GTTCATTAAGGCAGCCAGTCTGCAGGGCCTGGTCCAGGAGGACACTACCACAGCCTCTCTGTATAAGGCCTCAGAGGCTCTTACTGACCTGGTCATAGACTGCTCCACCAGCCCTCCTACACTCTCCAACACAG TTAGTAACCGTTTCTGTGATGACTGGATCCAGGCATTCCTGAACGCAGCAGAGCGCTGTAACCCTTTCCTCCTCAGACAGATCCTGGAGAACTTCAAACTCAAG gCCATCCAGGACATGAACAGTCTGAAGCGGTTCATCCGCCAGGCTGAGTCGAGTCACTACGCTCTGTTCCGCTGCTGCCAGTTCCTGCAGGGCTGTGGGAATGGGGACGTGCTGCTCCAGAACGCCCATGCCGAGCACCGGGACCTTCCTGAGGCCTGCAGCATCATCTGCGTGCTGGACGAGTTCCTCAGCGAACAGAAGGCCCAGGGATGA